A genomic segment from bacterium encodes:
- a CDS encoding FAD-dependent oxidoreductase — MRMESATEKIRLEINGVEVEAEPGQTILEVVEDYKLDEIPTLCHAKELEPYASCFLCTVEIEGRPNLQPSCSTRVAPGMKVTTRSERINASRRTCLELLVSNHYADCLSPCMLGCPAGVNAQGYLALAAMGEFRKAVDLVRETNPLPAICGRVCVRKCEVACRRVDIDEPVGINFIKRFVTDQPGAYDGEPEREEPKGKTVGIVGSGPAGLTAAWFLGRKGYDSVIYEALPKPGGMLRYGIPEYRLPKEVLDREIEFICRVGAKIECGVRVGKDVTLEELRKRHDAVFIAAGAMGAKEMGIPGENETIGVVGGVDFLLENTEKPAELSGTVVVVGGGNTAMDAARVSWRLGADKVIILYRRTKAEMPADKLEIEDCLKEGIEIMELAAPVEIVSEGGRLKALKCIRMKLGEPDSSGRRRPVPQEGSEFELPCDLAISAIGQEPVIGEIARGNGDGIKLTKWGTIVSNPRTMETNVPGVYAGGDVADDGPTVVIDAIRDGQRAAKAIHAYLSGEKPPVEPFVVTKAFWEKPGKTELGEIPESRRRHMHEIEVADRERSFEEVATGYEWEDTAHECARCLACGCVVFDSCKLRLYSQEYGVDMERFRGQVRKHKVDSRHPYIDYDPNKCILCARCIRTCEKILPISALGLVGRGFRTEMRPAMNDPLVLTNCVSCGNCIDTCPVGALTTKFPFPGRASLATEDVASHCGFCSLACPVTVRKFGGGAYFIEPSGRPGDYLCQYGRFGNELFIKQARITSPKIRRDGGSIEAGLPAAISAAVEGLKGVAEKYGPQSVAVFVSPEQTNEVMYLAARIAREGLGTNNVSSFAALAGGVDSGALDRSLGFTASTSDGSAVEKADVIVCNNTNLEGDHLILSEKVIAAVRRGAKLVVANSSRDPLEVMAEVALDPMRGRAALLWNGVIQVLLDDGFFDRKTVKAVPGGDEFLADLHDYSPESISLATGVDAGKIKRAAFALKSARNVAIIHSPDRAEDQAPGDMSALANLAILLRGAGVAADLILPHLSANGAAVELTGADPAFHPGKKRANGLAGARTRAELLQLLESGSIRGALIVGEDPMREDKTASWLRNIEFTVALDWAATETTEFASVALPGSTYLECAGTRISYEGRLVHFDDAVKAPAGMQNWEILALLANGLGMCLNYGAVSDATGELRAAVFANSAPYSHFYWNTNGKREWDGAGRLVVADVQVKPAPIAPALTAAARYKREIHNVGLERFRIRS; from the coding sequence ATGAGAATGGAATCCGCAACGGAAAAAATAAGGCTTGAAATCAACGGAGTCGAGGTGGAGGCCGAGCCCGGCCAGACCATCCTCGAAGTCGTAGAGGATTACAAGCTTGACGAGATACCGACGCTGTGCCACGCGAAGGAGCTGGAGCCGTACGCATCGTGTTTCCTCTGCACGGTGGAAATCGAAGGCAGGCCGAATCTGCAGCCGTCATGCTCGACGCGCGTCGCGCCGGGGATGAAGGTGACCACCCGGAGCGAAAGGATAAACGCGTCGCGCAGGACTTGCCTGGAGCTTCTAGTTTCGAACCATTACGCGGACTGCCTGTCGCCGTGCATGCTCGGCTGCCCGGCGGGGGTCAACGCGCAGGGATACCTTGCGCTCGCCGCGATGGGAGAGTTCCGCAAGGCCGTGGATCTCGTGCGCGAGACCAATCCGCTTCCCGCGATTTGCGGACGCGTGTGCGTGCGAAAGTGCGAGGTGGCCTGCCGCCGCGTGGATATAGACGAGCCGGTGGGAATCAACTTCATCAAACGTTTCGTGACCGATCAGCCGGGCGCGTACGACGGCGAGCCGGAGCGCGAGGAGCCCAAGGGAAAAACGGTCGGGATAGTGGGCAGCGGCCCGGCGGGGCTGACGGCCGCATGGTTCCTCGGCCGCAAGGGATACGACAGCGTGATTTACGAAGCGCTGCCCAAGCCGGGCGGAATGCTGCGCTACGGCATCCCGGAGTACAGGTTGCCCAAGGAAGTGCTCGACCGCGAAATCGAGTTCATTTGCCGCGTCGGCGCAAAAATCGAATGCGGCGTTCGCGTGGGAAAGGACGTGACGCTGGAAGAACTGCGCAAGCGCCACGACGCGGTGTTCATCGCGGCGGGCGCGATGGGCGCAAAAGAAATGGGAATCCCCGGGGAGAACGAGACCATAGGCGTTGTCGGCGGAGTGGATTTTCTTCTCGAAAACACGGAAAAGCCGGCGGAACTGTCCGGAACCGTGGTCGTCGTAGGGGGGGGTAACACCGCGATGGACGCCGCGCGTGTTTCCTGGCGGCTCGGCGCCGACAAGGTGATCATCCTATACCGGCGCACGAAGGCCGAAATGCCCGCGGACAAACTGGAAATCGAAGACTGCCTGAAGGAAGGCATCGAAATAATGGAGCTTGCCGCGCCGGTCGAAATAGTGTCCGAAGGCGGAAGGCTGAAGGCGCTTAAATGCATCCGGATGAAGCTGGGCGAGCCCGATTCCTCCGGCCGCAGGCGGCCCGTGCCGCAGGAAGGCAGCGAGTTCGAGCTTCCATGCGACCTGGCGATTTCCGCGATCGGACAGGAGCCGGTGATCGGCGAAATCGCACGCGGCAACGGCGACGGGATAAAGCTGACAAAATGGGGAACGATCGTATCCAATCCGAGAACGATGGAAACGAACGTTCCGGGCGTTTACGCGGGCGGAGACGTCGCGGACGACGGCCCGACCGTCGTGATTGACGCCATCCGCGACGGCCAGCGGGCGGCCAAAGCGATTCACGCGTACTTGTCGGGCGAAAAGCCTCCGGTTGAGCCGTTTGTCGTGACGAAGGCGTTCTGGGAAAAGCCGGGAAAAACCGAGCTCGGCGAAATACCCGAAAGCCGCCGACGCCACATGCACGAAATAGAAGTGGCCGACCGGGAGCGCAGCTTCGAGGAAGTCGCGACCGGCTACGAATGGGAGGACACGGCGCACGAGTGCGCGCGCTGCCTTGCCTGCGGATGCGTCGTGTTCGATTCTTGCAAGCTGCGGCTTTACTCCCAGGAGTACGGCGTGGACATGGAGCGCTTCCGCGGCCAGGTGCGAAAGCACAAGGTGGACAGCCGCCATCCGTACATAGATTACGACCCTAACAAATGCATATTGTGCGCGCGGTGCATCCGCACGTGCGAAAAGATTCTTCCCATATCCGCGCTCGGACTGGTGGGGCGGGGATTCCGCACCGAGATGCGTCCCGCGATGAACGACCCGCTGGTGCTCACCAACTGCGTATCCTGTGGAAACTGCATAGACACATGCCCCGTCGGCGCGCTGACCACGAAATTCCCGTTCCCTGGCAGGGCGAGCCTCGCGACCGAAGACGTCGCGTCGCACTGCGGATTCTGCTCGCTCGCCTGTCCTGTAACGGTGCGCAAATTCGGGGGGGGAGCGTATTTCATCGAGCCGTCCGGCCGCCCGGGGGATTACCTGTGCCAGTACGGCCGGTTCGGCAACGAGCTGTTCATCAAACAGGCTCGGATTACGTCGCCCAAAATTCGCAGGGACGGCGGAAGTATCGAAGCCGGTCTGCCCGCGGCGATATCCGCCGCGGTCGAAGGGCTGAAGGGCGTCGCCGAAAAATACGGCCCGCAATCGGTCGCCGTTTTCGTTTCGCCGGAGCAGACGAACGAAGTGATGTATCTGGCCGCGCGAATCGCGCGCGAAGGATTGGGCACGAACAACGTAAGTTCGTTCGCCGCGCTCGCCGGGGGGGTGGATTCCGGCGCGCTTGACCGCTCGCTTGGATTCACGGCGTCCACATCGGACGGGAGTGCGGTGGAGAAGGCCGACGTGATTGTCTGCAACAACACGAATCTGGAAGGCGACCACCTGATACTGTCGGAAAAGGTAATCGCGGCGGTCAGGCGAGGCGCGAAACTGGTCGTCGCGAACTCAAGCCGCGATCCGCTCGAAGTGATGGCCGAGGTCGCGCTGGATCCGATGCGCGGCCGCGCCGCGCTGCTTTGGAACGGCGTGATCCAGGTATTGCTGGACGACGGATTTTTCGACAGGAAAACGGTCAAAGCCGTTCCCGGCGGCGACGAATTTTTGGCAGATCTGCACGATTACAGCCCCGAATCTATTTCGCTTGCAACCGGAGTGGACGCGGGGAAAATCAAGCGCGCGGCTTTCGCGCTCAAATCCGCGCGCAACGTCGCGATAATTCACAGTCCCGACCGCGCGGAAGACCAGGCGCCGGGCGACATGTCCGCACTGGCGAACCTTGCGATACTTTTGCGCGGCGCGGGAGTCGCGGCGGATCTGATACTGCCGCACTTGTCCGCAAACGGCGCGGCGGTTGAATTAACCGGCGCGGATCCGGCATTCCACCCGGGCAAAAAGCGCGCGAACGGGCTGGCCGGCGCGCGTACTCGCGCGGAGCTTCTGCAACTGCTCGAATCCGGCTCAATCCGCGGCGCGCTCATCGTTGGCGAGGATCCGATGCGCGAAGACAAAACCGCGTCATGGCTTCGCAACATAGAGTTCACCGTCGCGCTGGACTGGGCAGCCACCGAGACGACGGAATTTGCCAGCGTCGCGCTGCCGGGGTCGACTTATCTTGAATGCGCGGGGACGCGCATTTCTTACGAGGGCAGGCTTGTCCATTTCGACGACGCCGTCAAAGCGCCCGCGGGGATGCAGAACTGGGAAATCCTGGCGCTGCTTGCAAACGGGCTGGGGATGTGTTTGAATTACGGCGCTGTGTCGGACGCAACAGGCGAGCTGCGTGCGGCCGTGTTCGCAAATTCCGCACCGTATTCGCATTTCTACTGGAATACGAACGGCAAGCGGGAATGGGACGGCGCGGGGCGACTCGTGGTTGCCGACGTTCAGGTTAAGCCCGCGCCGATCGCGCCCGCGCTCACCGCGGCGGCGCGTTACAAGCGCGAAATCCATAACGTCGGCCTGGAGCGTTTCAGGATAAGGAGTTGA
- the nosD gene encoding nitrous oxide reductase family maturation protein NosD — protein sequence MAKLKVLLKGLGGALMLAWALPPAVSPAQGATLEVGAGARFSTIAEAIAAAAPGDEISVGPGEYRGNLVVDKALSITGTGMPKIIGEGKGTVVLIKADGVRISGFEISGSGLDMMKSNAGVGIRADRAVVAGNRIIGNLFGVYFAGSDFSVVENNVVVGRKEFEESRRGPGIHLFDSRDNIVRGNDVSYVRDGVYFDHADRNLVVQNKFYELRYGVHYMFCGENSFRDNVFRDSTGGVAIMYTERVELSGNYIYNNRKSHNSFGILLKDCLDCTAEKNAVVNNGTGILMDNSHRNLISSNLVAYNDVAVQLFASSLENGFSKNDFVGNLAVLHTVGRAKADWSPGGAGNFYSDAPAYDLDGDGAGDVPHRLQDAFEYLEGNHPLLRIYLGGAAADALALAERAFPVIESSDQYDDAPMVRPVSGVEFDAAGRDETRTAEKGIPAALSGLAFLLAGFLSWRLRR from the coding sequence ATGGCAAAGCTAAAGGTTCTCCTCAAGGGACTGGGCGGGGCGCTCATGCTGGCATGGGCGCTCCCGCCCGCTGTTTCTCCGGCGCAAGGCGCGACTCTTGAGGTGGGTGCGGGAGCGCGGTTCTCGACCATCGCGGAAGCGATTGCGGCGGCCGCGCCGGGCGACGAGATTTCCGTCGGGCCGGGCGAGTACCGCGGCAATCTTGTGGTGGACAAGGCGCTCTCGATAACCGGAACCGGAATGCCGAAAATCATCGGAGAGGGCAAGGGCACGGTTGTCCTGATCAAGGCCGACGGCGTGAGGATAAGTGGCTTCGAGATATCCGGCTCGGGGCTGGATATGATGAAAAGCAACGCCGGCGTCGGCATCCGCGCCGACAGGGCCGTTGTCGCCGGAAACAGGATAATCGGCAACCTGTTCGGCGTTTATTTCGCCGGCTCGGATTTTTCAGTGGTCGAAAACAACGTCGTCGTGGGTCGAAAGGAATTCGAGGAATCGCGTCGCGGCCCGGGGATACACCTTTTCGACTCGCGGGACAATATTGTGCGCGGGAACGACGTGAGCTACGTCCGGGACGGAGTTTATTTCGATCACGCGGATCGAAACTTGGTGGTCCAAAACAAGTTTTATGAGCTTCGCTACGGCGTTCATTACATGTTTTGCGGGGAGAATTCGTTCCGCGACAACGTTTTCCGAGACAGCACAGGGGGGGTGGCGATCATGTACACGGAGCGCGTGGAGCTGTCCGGGAATTACATTTACAACAACCGCAAAAGCCACAACTCGTTTGGAATTCTTTTGAAGGACTGCCTTGACTGCACGGCCGAGAAAAACGCGGTCGTGAACAACGGAACGGGCATCCTGATGGACAACTCGCATCGGAATTTGATTTCGTCCAACCTCGTCGCGTACAACGACGTTGCGGTGCAGCTTTTCGCAAGCTCTCTGGAAAACGGATTTTCGAAAAACGACTTTGTCGGCAATCTCGCCGTATTGCACACCGTGGGACGCGCGAAGGCGGACTGGTCGCCGGGGGGCGCGGGGAATTTTTATTCGGACGCGCCCGCGTACGATTTGGACGGCGACGGCGCGGGCGACGTGCCGCACAGGCTGCAGGACGCGTTCGAATATCTGGAAGGCAATCATCCGCTGCTTCGGATTTACCTGGGGGGGGCTGCTGCGGACGCGCTCGCGCTGGCTGAACGCGCGTTCCCCGTGATCGAATCGAGCGACCAGTACGACGACGCGCCTATGGTGCGGCCGGTCAGCGGGGTGGAATTCGACGCGGCGGGGCGGGACGAAACGCGGACCGCGGAAAAGGGGATTCCCGCCGCGCTTTCCGGGCTTGCGTTTCTGTTAGCGGGCTTCCTTTCCTGGAGGCTGAGACGATGA
- a CDS encoding ABC transporter ATP-binding protein, whose product MMNAVEVSGIVKSFGAVRAVDGVSFSVAPGESVVLLGPNGSGKSTTIKCAAGLLGADSGDVRIMGANPRRDKKRALSNLAFLPQTAAFPANLTAVEIVEFHALLRGRDKSAAAAALAEAGIANEAATRPCGTYSGGMRQRLSLAVASVSGAPVMLLDEPTANLDPEAAIAFRRVARNWRDAGKALLISTHVLSDVEQLADRVVILVGGKAVASVTIGDLRTKLQHFARLRVDVGKPSDLHVAAALECGATQAKLNSHAVLITAPVERRLAILERLSSLGIVNRFETEEPSLEDVYIDYVRGANNG is encoded by the coding sequence ATGATGAACGCTGTTGAAGTATCGGGAATCGTCAAGTCGTTCGGCGCGGTGCGCGCGGTGGACGGCGTTTCGTTTTCGGTCGCGCCCGGCGAAAGCGTGGTGCTTCTCGGGCCGAACGGCAGCGGCAAGTCAACGACGATAAAATGCGCCGCGGGTCTGCTTGGCGCGGATTCGGGCGACGTGAGGATAATGGGAGCGAATCCGCGCCGCGACAAAAAGCGCGCGCTGTCGAATCTGGCGTTTCTTCCCCAGACCGCGGCGTTTCCGGCTAACCTTACGGCGGTTGAGATTGTCGAGTTTCATGCGCTGTTGCGCGGGCGCGACAAAAGCGCGGCCGCGGCCGCGCTCGCGGAAGCCGGAATCGCGAACGAAGCAGCGACGCGCCCGTGCGGAACCTATTCCGGCGGGATGCGCCAGCGACTCTCGCTTGCGGTCGCGTCGGTATCCGGCGCGCCGGTGATGCTTCTTGACGAGCCCACGGCCAATCTCGATCCCGAAGCCGCGATCGCGTTCCGGCGGGTCGCGCGCAACTGGCGCGACGCGGGAAAGGCGCTTCTGATTTCGACGCACGTTCTTTCCGACGTCGAACAGCTTGCGGACCGCGTCGTGATTCTCGTCGGCGGAAAGGCCGTCGCATCGGTGACGATAGGCGATTTAAGGACGAAGCTGCAGCACTTCGCGCGGCTGCGCGTGGACGTGGGCAAGCCGTCCGACCTGCATGTGGCCGCAGCGCTGGAGTGCGGCGCGACCCAGGCGAAACTCAACTCGCACGCGGTGCTCATCACCGCGCCGGTCGAGCGCAGGCTCGCGATACTGGAGCGGCTTTCCTCGCTCGGAATCGTCAACCGGTTCGAGACCGAGGAGCCGTCGCTGGAAGACGTTTACATAGATTACGTCCGGGGGGCGAACAATGGCTAG
- a CDS encoding nitrous oxide reductase accessory protein NosL → MARLPEAAKFAMLGLAAAVAAFAVSCAGGKPKPVEIVLSEDACAHCRMAVTERKFAAEAVSPDGVASYFDDIGCLARWYSDGRAKPGSAIYVVDFQTGEWLDAEAATYLVSSKIPTPMSFGIIAFGSQQAASASEYAANAQITGWDGILADAANPAASAPEVKQDE, encoded by the coding sequence ATGGCTAGACTGCCTGAAGCGGCGAAATTCGCGATGCTCGGTCTGGCCGCGGCGGTCGCCGCGTTTGCCGTGTCCTGCGCGGGGGGGAAGCCAAAACCGGTCGAAATCGTCCTGTCGGAAGACGCATGCGCGCACTGCCGGATGGCGGTGACCGAGCGCAAGTTCGCCGCGGAAGCCGTCTCGCCCGACGGGGTGGCGAGTTACTTCGACGACATCGGCTGCCTAGCGCGCTGGTACAGCGATGGACGGGCAAAGCCCGGCAGCGCGATTTACGTCGTGGATTTCCAGACCGGCGAGTGGCTGGACGCCGAGGCCGCGACTTACCTAGTCTCATCGAAAATTCCTACGCCGATGAGCTTCGGGATAATCGCGTTCGGCTCACAGCAGGCCGCATCCGCAAGCGAATACGCCGCCAACGCGCAGATAACCGGATGGGATGGAATTCTGGCGGACGCCGCGAATCCCGCGGCAAGCGCGCCGGAGGTGAAGCAGGATGAATAA
- the nuoE gene encoding NADH-quinone oxidoreductase subunit NuoE, translating to MAEIKEEFSYRLWRYDGAPGELIPLLQSAQEHFGYIPRRAIKYISEVTNIPESTIYGVITFYSQFRLQPMGKHVIRCCVGTACHVSGAKTLVEVIGDELGVEVGGTTEDGLFTFFSVACIGCCSLAPVMVVDEETHGRLTPAAVRKILRGIKRREKKAAAETSKLSVGQLTVDS from the coding sequence ATGGCTGAAATCAAAGAAGAGTTTAGCTACCGCCTCTGGCGCTACGACGGCGCGCCGGGCGAGCTGATACCGCTTCTGCAGTCCGCGCAGGAGCACTTCGGATACATCCCGCGGCGGGCGATCAAGTACATCTCCGAGGTGACGAACATCCCGGAGAGCACGATCTACGGCGTCATCACGTTCTACAGCCAGTTCCGGCTGCAGCCGATGGGAAAGCACGTCATCCGCTGCTGCGTGGGCACCGCGTGCCACGTGTCGGGCGCCAAAACGCTTGTGGAGGTGATAGGCGACGAGCTGGGCGTGGAGGTTGGCGGCACGACGGAGGACGGACTGTTTACGTTTTTCTCGGTCGCGTGCATAGGGTGCTGCTCGCTCGCGCCGGTGATGGTTGTGGACGAAGAAACGCACGGCAGGCTGACGCCCGCAGCCGTGCGCAAGATACTGCGAGGCATCAAGCGCAGGGAAAAGAAGGCGGCTGCGGAAACGTCGAAGTTGTCAGTTGGACAGTTGACAGTTGACAGTTAA
- a CDS encoding ABC transporter permease subunit produces the protein MNKASAKTIALIARQELRIVLRNRWTAVYAAVFAALTFAISYFGLAVVEKAGFQEFDRTAVSLLNLVLYIVPLASMLLAVQSLSSEAGSTDRLFTEPVTAAEIILGKAAGLSVAHILSALAGFGFTGIFIAIKAGLFGFSAYAILVAFTIAIGVVFIALACLLSVAAGRGPRAYAAVLVAWFVSVIVFDLAVIGISLALPEGYANRTALAGVFLNPVDATRVAALLAISGKEMFGAAGALLVRSLHGAAAAVALLCAALAAWTAVSLAAASALLARQDA, from the coding sequence ATGAATAAAGCCAGCGCAAAAACGATCGCGCTTATCGCGCGCCAGGAACTCCGCATCGTCCTTCGCAACAGGTGGACCGCGGTTTACGCCGCGGTGTTCGCCGCGCTCACGTTCGCGATCAGCTACTTCGGTCTCGCTGTCGTCGAAAAGGCGGGATTCCAGGAGTTCGACCGCACCGCGGTCAGCCTGCTCAACCTGGTGCTTTACATCGTTCCGCTCGCGTCGATGCTTCTCGCGGTGCAGAGCCTTTCGTCCGAAGCCGGCTCGACGGACCGACTTTTCACCGAGCCGGTTACAGCGGCGGAAATAATACTGGGCAAGGCGGCGGGGCTGTCCGTCGCGCACATCCTCTCGGCGCTCGCGGGATTCGGATTCACGGGAATATTCATCGCCATCAAAGCCGGCCTTTTCGGATTCTCCGCTTACGCGATTCTTGTCGCTTTCACCATTGCCATCGGCGTCGTTTTCATTGCGCTGGCCTGCCTGCTGTCGGTCGCGGCGGGGCGCGGCCCGCGCGCGTACGCGGCCGTGCTTGTCGCATGGTTCGTTTCGGTCATCGTGTTCGATCTCGCGGTCATCGGGATTTCGCTGGCGCTGCCGGAGGGCTACGCAAACCGCACCGCGCTGGCGGGCGTCTTTCTGAATCCGGTGGATGCGACCCGCGTCGCCGCGCTACTCGCGATTTCGGGCAAGGAGATGTTCGGCGCGGCCGGCGCGCTTTTGGTGCGCTCGCTTCACGGCGCGGCCGCGGCCGTGGCGCTTTTGTGCGCGGCGCTGGCCGCGTGGACCGCGGTTTCGCTCGCGGCGGCATCCGCGCTTCTCGCGCGTCAGGACGCGTGA
- a CDS encoding response regulator, whose product MSKRVLIIDDEPEIRRNLTFGLTQEGFACTACPDGISAIHELSNARDEGIGYDYLVTDIFMPDIDGLKILKVIKNEYPDLPVLVITGFGDEVLKSKALAEINTGYLDKPFEISELVAALNELTPGATTLEAPAAAAGIEPEPARESISAYMTIRITDPERSMDIFNELFVLEGIAAVDAVRGDVDLILLAQANSEEKVRRLFDQVRAIKGVEIASMSRVERPKLDRDVHEFVEIYQKAVKEAKQQRIKEKKGTTSYIIVDIDKNAIQQIFTTVFFVDEVVFCDVIDGGTKLVGMITDSGAAGKTPKIIEKLKQIDGVLRVKEAKIIKLLDV is encoded by the coding sequence ATGTCCAAGCGTGTTCTGATAATTGACGACGAGCCGGAGATCCGGCGCAACCTGACGTTCGGCCTCACACAGGAGGGCTTCGCCTGCACGGCCTGCCCGGACGGAATTTCGGCCATACACGAGCTTTCGAACGCGCGCGACGAGGGAATCGGCTACGACTACCTGGTCACCGACATTTTCATGCCGGACATTGACGGGCTGAAGATTCTCAAGGTGATCAAGAACGAGTATCCCGATCTGCCCGTTCTTGTGATCACCGGATTCGGCGACGAGGTGCTCAAAAGCAAGGCGCTGGCCGAAATCAACACGGGTTATCTGGACAAGCCGTTCGAGATTTCGGAGCTTGTCGCCGCGCTGAACGAGCTCACTCCGGGCGCGACGACGCTTGAAGCTCCCGCCGCCGCGGCGGGGATCGAGCCGGAGCCGGCGCGGGAGAGCATCAGCGCGTATATGACGATACGCATCACAGACCCGGAACGCAGCATGGACATCTTCAACGAGTTGTTCGTGCTGGAAGGGATCGCGGCGGTGGACGCGGTGCGCGGCGACGTGGATTTGATTCTGCTCGCGCAGGCGAATTCGGAAGAAAAGGTGCGCAGGCTGTTCGACCAGGTGCGCGCGATAAAGGGCGTCGAAATCGCGTCGATGTCCCGCGTCGAGCGGCCCAAGCTTGACCGCGACGTGCACGAGTTCGTGGAAATCTACCAGAAGGCGGTCAAGGAAGCCAAGCAGCAGCGCATCAAGGAAAAGAAGGGGACGACGTCCTACATCATCGTGGACATAGACAAGAACGCTATCCAGCAGATTTTCACGACGGTGTTCTTCGTGGACGAGGTCGTCTTCTGCGACGTGATTGACGGCGGGACGAAGCTTGTCGGGATGATTACCGACAGCGGCGCCGCCGGGAAGACGCCGAAGATAATCGAAAAGCTCAAGCAGATAGACGGCGTCCTGCGGGTGAAGGAAGCGAAGATCATCAAGTTGCTGGATGTGTGA
- the nuoF gene encoding NADH-quinone oxidoreductase subunit NuoF, protein MGTCGLSAGARDTYEKLSSLAGEMAGHAEVGITGCIGMCYREPLVEVRENGTRIFYGEVTPDRAAEIFERHVKGGEVLSDYVVYRTENGVPEDAPEKEFLALQNRIVLRNCGTIDPESLEEYESAGGYRALRKALFEMQPAEIIEEVKASGLRGRGGAGFPTGLKWSFAAKQPGEDKYVVCNADEGDPGAFMDRSVLEGDPHSVIEGMIICGKAIGAHHGYIYCRAEYPLALKRLYKALDDARAAGYLGKNILASGFDFDVKIKQGAGAFVCGEETALFASIEGQRGMPRIRPPFPAEQGLWKKPTNNNNVETYANVPWILMNGAQAYAAFGTEKSRGTKVFALAGKVAHGGLAEVPMGMSIRDLVFKIGGGIKDGREFKAVQMGGPSGGCIPASLADTPVDFENIPATGAIMGSGGMVVMDDSTCMVEIARFFLEFTQNESCGKCTFCRVGTLRMLEILERIVAGEGRPEDIDNLQLLAGQIKEASLCGLGQTAPNPVLTTIKYYLDEYKAHIYDKKCPAKSCALLVSYIIDAEKCTGCTICAKNCPVPCIAGENKQVHVIDQEACVHCGKCFSVCTFDAIYKE, encoded by the coding sequence ATGGGCACCTGCGGATTGTCCGCGGGCGCCCGCGATACATACGAAAAGCTTAGTTCGCTTGCGGGCGAAATGGCGGGGCACGCGGAGGTCGGAATCACCGGCTGTATCGGCATGTGCTATCGCGAGCCGCTTGTCGAGGTGCGCGAGAACGGAACGCGGATTTTCTACGGCGAGGTCACGCCGGATCGCGCCGCCGAAATCTTCGAGCGCCACGTAAAGGGCGGCGAGGTTCTTTCGGACTATGTGGTTTATCGCACGGAAAATGGCGTACCGGAGGACGCGCCGGAAAAGGAATTCCTGGCGCTCCAGAACAGGATCGTCCTGCGAAATTGCGGGACGATCGATCCCGAATCGTTGGAGGAATACGAATCCGCGGGCGGCTACCGGGCGCTTCGAAAGGCGCTGTTCGAAATGCAGCCCGCGGAGATAATCGAGGAAGTTAAAGCATCCGGGCTGCGCGGCCGCGGCGGCGCGGGATTCCCGACCGGACTCAAGTGGTCGTTCGCCGCCAAGCAGCCGGGGGAGGACAAGTACGTCGTTTGCAACGCGGACGAGGGCGACCCAGGCGCGTTCATGGACCGCTCGGTGCTTGAAGGCGACCCGCACAGCGTCATCGAGGGGATGATCATCTGCGGCAAGGCGATAGGCGCGCACCACGGGTACATTTACTGCCGCGCCGAGTATCCGCTGGCGCTGAAGCGGCTGTACAAGGCGCTGGACGACGCGCGCGCGGCCGGATATCTGGGCAAAAACATTCTCGCGAGCGGTTTCGATTTCGACGTGAAGATAAAGCAGGGCGCGGGCGCGTTCGTGTGCGGCGAGGAAACCGCGCTGTTCGCGTCGATTGAAGGCCAGCGCGGGATGCCGCGCATCCGCCCGCCGTTCCCTGCGGAGCAGGGGCTGTGGAAAAAGCCCACGAACAACAACAACGTCGAAACCTATGCCAACGTGCCTTGGATATTAATGAACGGCGCGCAGGCGTACGCCGCGTTCGGCACAGAGAAGAGCCGCGGTACGAAGGTGTTCGCGCTCGCGGGCAAGGTCGCGCATGGCGGGCTGGCGGAAGTCCCGATGGGGATGAGCATCCGCGATCTCGTTTTCAAGATCGGCGGCGGGATAAAGGACGGCCGGGAATTCAAGGCAGTCCAGATGGGCGGCCCATCGGGCGGCTGCATCCCTGCATCGCTTGCGGACACGCCGGTGGATTTCGAGAACATTCCGGCGACGGGCGCGATTATGGGATCGGGCGGAATGGTCGTGATGGACGACAGCACCTGCATGGTGGAGATCGCCCGGTTCTTCCTCGAATTCACCCAGAACGAATCGTGCGGCAAGTGTACGTTCTGCCGCGTCGGGACGCTGCGGATGCTCGAAATCCTGGAGCGCATCGTCGCGGGCGAAGGCAGGCCGGAAGACATTGACAACCTGCAGCTTCTCGCCGGCCAGATAAAGGAGGCGTCGCTGTGCGGCCTCGGCCAGACCGCGCCCAACCCGGTGCTCACTACGATCAAGTATTACTTGGACGAGTACAAGGCGCACATATACGACAAGAAATGCCCCGCAAAAAGCTGCGCGCTGCTCGTCAGCTACATCATAGACGCGGAGAAGTGCACGGGATGCACCATCTGCGCGAAGAACTGCCCGGTGCCTTGCATCGCGGGCGAAAACAAACAAGTCCACGTCATAGACCAGGAGGCGTGCGTGCATTGCGGGAAGTGTTTCTCGGTGTGCACGTTCGACGCGATATACAAGGAATGA